Proteins co-encoded in one Cardiocondyla obscurior isolate alpha-2009 linkage group LG24, Cobs3.1, whole genome shotgun sequence genomic window:
- the LOC139111620 gene encoding transmembrane protein 231-like has translation MAAIEIFSSSVVYNYKSRIYSCASVVVFLLIALSFITPLFLIYNAGGIWMKNRMHAETPDVHFIYKYLLLAEFDAFKEPIVCSTFKTYKENNIKDHCILIKVQENDLNKDGQKDSLRFEAHFYTDKPVKSFRLLLFFNFQLKHLIQATIESIGVFDQMLSQEAQEIQFFGDLELRQKGLLHSEGLYETYNHSIELSDYSLPELLLYNFNRKFSARITNERVTWRTGFSSDKAVVVIGELFYVENFIYYQPSLWEELKWAWVQYLSCLLVFVYLTKHILVFLFTNRYLNTYIVRPWTNT, from the exons ATGGCAGCGATTGAGATATTTTCAAGTTCTGttgtttataattacaaaagtaGAATATATTCTTGCGCCTCGGTGGTTGTTTTCCTGCTCATTGCATTATCGTTCATTACGCCTCTTTTCCTAATTTATAATGCAGGAG gTATTTGGATGAAAAATCGGATGCACGCGGAAACGCCTGATGTGcactttatttataaatatctattacTCGCGGAATTTGATGCTTTTAAAGAACCTATTGTATGTTCCACTTTTAAAacatacaaagaaaataatattaaagatcaCTGCATATTGATTAAG GTACAAGAAAATGATCTAAATAAAGATGGACAAAAAGATTCATTAAGATTTGAAGCTCACTTTTATACAGACAAGCCAGTAAAATCTTTTCGACTCTTATTATTcttcaattttcaattaaag CATCTTATCCAAGCGACAATAGAATCTATCGGTGTGTTTGATCAAATGTTAAGTCAGGAGGCTCAAGAGATACAATTTTTCGGTGATCTGGAGCTACGGCAAAAGGGACTTTTACATAGCGAAGGGCTTTATGAGACGTACAACCACAGTATAGAATTGTCTGATTATTCTTTACCCGAGTTGttgttgtataattttaatcgaaagt TTTCTGCTAGAATCACAAACGAGCGAGTAACGTGGAGAACAGGCTTTTCTAGCGATAAAGCGGTGGTCGTCATCggtgaattattttatgtggagaattttatttattatcaaccAAGCTTGTGGGAGGAATTGAAATGGGCATGGGTCCAATATTTATCGTGTTTGCTCGTGTTTGTATATTTGACTAAACATATCTTGGTGTTTCTATTCACCAATAGATACTTAAATACGTATATTGTAAGACCATGGacaaatacataa
- the LOC139111621 gene encoding ubiquitin-conjugating enzyme E2Q-like protein 1: protein MSTKSKEKVVAAIRKLFRSSDKIAEPEVASSSTNSPSRRLLNRHHRPDVVTPMDGPILENPDSAHIDRTCSFKSKKSTKDNNECRSTCDKDIGLRRLMKEFNRIQRAQHDDSAFTVELVNDNVFEWFVRLHKIDPDSKLAADMRKLKIPHILLHVIFPKEFPFAPPFMRVISPRINQGHVMQGGAICMELLTPRGWCCAYSVESMIIQFAASIVKGQGRVARLKNPNKEYNQQLAEQTFKNLVKTHEKCGWVTPPFNEG from the exons ATGTCTACAAAATCTAAAGAGAAAGTGGTAGCTGCAATCCGGAAGCTCTTCCGTTCTTCTGATAAAATAGCCGAGCCAGAAGTAGCTAGTAGTTCGACTAATTCACCATCTAGAAGACTCCTAAATCGTCATCACCGTCCAGATGTCGTTACTCCAATGGACGGACCGATATTGGAAAATCCAGATTCAGCTCATATTGACCGCACTTGTTCCTTCAAGTCAAAAAAGTCAACAAAG GACAACAACGAATGTAGATCCACTTGTGACAAGGATATTGGTTTGCGTCGACTAATGAAAGAATTCAACAGAATTCAAAGAGCACAGCATGATGATTCTGCTTTTACTGTAGAACTCGTCAATGACAATGTTTTTGAATGGTTCGTTCGATTACACAAGATTGACCCAGACAGCAAGCTGGCGGCTGATATGCGCAAACTAAAGATACCTCACATACTGTTGCACGTTATTTTTCCAAAGGAATTTCCTTTCGCGCCGCCTTTCATGAGAGTAATTTCGCCGAGAATTAACCAAGGCCACGTTATGCAAGGCGGTGCTATTTGCATGGAGCTTCTCACGCCGAGAGGGTGGTGCTGCGCATATAGTGTCGAATCAATGATTATACAGTTTGCAGCTAGTATTGTAAAGGGACAG gGTCGAGTGGCAAGGTTGAAAAATCCGAATAAGGAATACAATCAACAATTGGCTGAgcaaacatttaaaaatctaGTGAAGACGCATGAGAAATGTGGTTGGGTGACTCCACCGTTTAATGAAGGTTGA